A single uncultured Acetobacterium sp. DNA region contains:
- a CDS encoding thiamine pyrophosphate-dependent dehydrogenase E1 component subunit alpha, with the protein MIELSEELLLRMYYKINQARFFEEKLDELVSKGKVHGAIHLGMGQEATGVMSCLALEDGDLVSLSHRGQAQAIGFGLDVNLMMAECLGKATGYCKGKGGSMHIADVENGNLGANGVVGGGFSLSCGAALTQKYQKTGKVVLCFAGDGATNGGNFHESLNLASVWKLPVVFMIENNQYGMSTPIEKHMNIENISDRSEAYNMPGLTIDGNDFLDVYNTATKALRYARAGKGPVLIEAKTYRYSDHSQSDNQLYRDKQEVREWQKKDPVQKMKEYLREHRIFTEKQIQKMEDEAKASIDQALEFANASPEPQLNAVLEDVYAGGVN; encoded by the coding sequence ATGATTGAATTATCAGAAGAACTTCTATTAAGAATGTATTATAAAATAAACCAGGCTCGATTTTTCGAAGAAAAACTGGACGAACTCGTTTCAAAGGGCAAGGTTCACGGAGCAATCCATTTGGGCATGGGTCAGGAGGCAACCGGCGTGATGTCTTGTCTCGCTCTGGAAGATGGAGATCTGGTATCCCTGAGTCATCGGGGCCAGGCCCAAGCCATCGGCTTTGGCCTGGATGTTAATCTGATGATGGCAGAATGTCTGGGAAAAGCCACCGGTTACTGTAAGGGTAAAGGTGGATCGATGCACATTGCTGATGTGGAGAATGGCAACCTGGGAGCAAATGGTGTGGTTGGTGGCGGTTTCAGCCTTTCCTGTGGGGCAGCGCTGACCCAAAAGTATCAAAAAACCGGAAAGGTGGTCCTCTGTTTTGCTGGGGATGGAGCCACCAATGGCGGAAATTTCCATGAATCCTTAAATCTCGCTTCGGTTTGGAAATTGCCGGTTGTTTTTATGATTGAAAATAATCAGTATGGCATGTCAACACCGATTGAAAAGCACATGAATATCGAAAATATTTCAGATCGCAGCGAAGCCTACAATATGCCTGGCCTTACCATTGATGGCAATGATTTTCTCGATGTTTATAATACCGCCACCAAGGCACTGCGCTATGCCAGAGCCGGCAAAGGGCCGGTACTGATTGAAGCCAAAACCTATCGCTACAGCGACCATTCCCAAAGTGACAATCAGTTATATCGGGACAAACAAGAGGTTCGGGAATGGCAAAAGAAAGATCCAGTTCAAAAAATGAAAGAATATCTCAGAGAACATCGGATCTTTACCGAAAAACAAATCCAGAAAATGGAAGATGAAGCCAAAGCGTCCATTGATCAGGCGCTGGAATTTGCGAATGCAAGCCCAGAACCCCAGTTGAATGCGGTTTTAGAAGATGTCTATGCGGGAGGGGTTAACTGA
- a CDS encoding alpha-ketoacid dehydrogenase subunit beta, with translation MKTSDMKKMTYRDALRLGITEEMRRDENVIFMGEDIGLYGGAFGVSTGLLEEFGEDRILDTPIAEAAMVGTAVGAATTGLRPICEIMFMDFITLGMDALVNQAAKMRYMFGGQSQVPMVLRLPAGSGIGGAAQHSQSLEAWLCHVPGLKVVTPSTPAQAKGLMKAAIRDNNPVCFIEHKLLYDKVGLVPLDEDYLVEIGTTVVERPGKDVTIVAYGTTLAKAIEAADFLEEEGIKVEILNPVTLYPMDMKPIIESVIKTGCLIVAHEASKTGGLGGEIVARVVESEAFDYLNAPIIRLGGLDVPVPFNKELEASVVPQRNDFVHGVYRLLNRE, from the coding sequence ATGAAAACAAGTGATATGAAAAAAATGACTTACCGCGACGCCCTGCGCCTGGGGATCACCGAAGAAATGCGTCGGGATGAGAATGTTATTTTTATGGGCGAAGATATTGGACTTTACGGTGGTGCCTTTGGTGTATCCACTGGCCTGCTGGAAGAATTTGGCGAAGATCGGATTCTGGATACGCCGATTGCCGAAGCAGCGATGGTCGGAACCGCTGTGGGTGCAGCAACGACTGGATTACGCCCGATCTGTGAAATCATGTTTATGGATTTTATTACTTTGGGCATGGATGCCCTGGTCAATCAGGCAGCAAAAATGCGCTATATGTTTGGCGGACAGTCACAGGTACCGATGGTATTGCGGTTGCCAGCGGGCTCGGGAATCGGAGGAGCCGCTCAGCACAGTCAAAGCCTGGAAGCATGGCTATGTCATGTACCTGGTTTAAAGGTGGTAACCCCATCGACCCCGGCTCAGGCAAAGGGGTTAATGAAGGCGGCGATCCGGGACAATAACCCGGTCTGTTTTATTGAGCATAAATTGCTTTATGACAAGGTCGGACTGGTTCCGCTGGATGAGGATTACCTTGTCGAAATCGGAACGACAGTGGTGGAACGTCCTGGGAAGGACGTAACCATTGTCGCTTACGGCACTACCCTTGCTAAAGCCATTGAAGCGGCGGATTTTCTGGAAGAAGAAGGGATCAAAGTTGAAATCCTCAATCCGGTTACCCTGTATCCCATGGATATGAAGCCGATTATTGAATCGGTTATAAAAACCGGGTGTCTGATTGTGGCTCATGAAGCCTCCAAAACCGGGGGCCTTGGTGGGGAGATTGTGGCGCGAGTGGTGGAAAGTGAAGCCTTTGATTATCTCAATGCTCCGATCATCCGTCTGGGTGGCCTGGATGTTCCCGTTCCGTTTAATAAAGAACTGGAAGCTTCGGTGGTACCCCAACGAAACGATTTCGTTCATGGAGTCTATCGTCTCCTCAACCGGGAATAG